One Faecalicatena sp. Marseille-Q4148 DNA window includes the following coding sequences:
- a CDS encoding IS1634 family transposase — protein MAYFLKKTKNKKGIYLQIYESYYDPERKGGAHRSYKPIGYVHELQANGIEDPIAVFGEEVQKLNQEYKKKKQTEKERKISEESPEKLLGYFPLKNLNDSLGCKKYIDLMQTATHFRFNIFDMMSDLIYARVVHPCSKLKTYWEVIPKLFGTHAFSLDQIYSGLEYIGSEYEKVIEIFNHQVALKYPFDTSHSYFDCTNFYFEIDKEDHFRLKGPSKENKKEPIVGMGLLLDANQIPIGMKMYPGNESEKPVIREIIDELKQRSHISGRTIQVADKGLNCFNNILHALKAGDGYIFSKSVKTLPETEKTWVLLENDYVDVKTKKGEVLYRIKECVDDFSYSYTDNAGHRKTLKLTEKRIVTFNPKLAEKQKYEINRQVEKAKNLRACEAKKSEYGDSSKYVTFISTDKKGTKTAGKVKVEINEKAIENAKKLAGYNMIITSEIHMSASEIYASYHNLWRIEESFRIMKSQLDARPAYMQKQETITGHFLICYLAVLLTRLLQIHVLKDEYGTEEIFDFIHDFRVAKISDRKYINLARSSSFIKELSSKTGLPLTSYFLGNEDINKMLSHRF, from the coding sequence ATGGCGTATTTTTTAAAGAAAACAAAAAACAAAAAAGGGATTTATCTTCAAATCTATGAAAGCTATTACGATCCGGAGCGTAAAGGTGGCGCACATCGTTCTTATAAACCGATTGGCTATGTCCACGAACTTCAGGCAAACGGCATTGAAGATCCGATTGCTGTTTTCGGTGAAGAGGTACAAAAACTCAATCAGGAATATAAAAAGAAAAAACAGACTGAAAAAGAACGGAAGATATCAGAAGAATCTCCGGAAAAACTCCTTGGCTACTTCCCTTTAAAGAATCTCAACGATTCTCTGGGATGTAAAAAATATATTGATCTTATGCAGACAGCAACACATTTCCGATTCAATATTTTTGATATGATGTCAGATCTTATTTATGCAAGAGTGGTGCATCCCTGTTCAAAGCTGAAAACGTATTGGGAGGTGATTCCCAAACTGTTTGGAACACATGCTTTCTCCCTCGACCAGATTTATTCCGGCCTTGAATACATTGGTTCTGAATACGAAAAGGTGATTGAGATTTTCAACCATCAAGTAGCTTTGAAATATCCATTTGATACTTCTCACTCCTATTTCGACTGCACGAACTTCTATTTCGAGATTGATAAAGAGGATCATTTCAGATTAAAAGGTCCTTCAAAAGAAAATAAAAAGGAACCGATTGTTGGTATGGGACTTCTTCTTGATGCAAACCAGATCCCAATCGGCATGAAGATGTATCCGGGAAATGAAAGCGAAAAACCTGTAATACGGGAAATCATAGATGAATTAAAGCAGCGAAGCCACATATCCGGCAGGACGATCCAAGTGGCAGATAAAGGACTGAACTGCTTCAACAACATCCTTCATGCCCTGAAAGCAGGAGACGGATATATTTTCTCAAAATCTGTAAAAACGCTTCCCGAAACAGAAAAAACATGGGTACTTCTTGAAAATGATTATGTAGATGTTAAAACTAAAAAAGGCGAAGTCCTTTACCGTATCAAAGAGTGTGTGGATGATTTTTCTTATTCCTATACGGATAACGCCGGACACCGGAAAACGCTGAAGCTTACAGAAAAGCGTATTGTGACATTTAACCCGAAGCTTGCCGAAAAACAAAAATATGAAATTAACCGACAGGTAGAAAAAGCAAAAAATCTCAGGGCATGTGAAGCAAAGAAATCGGAATACGGAGACAGTTCCAAGTATGTTACCTTTATTTCTACTGATAAGAAAGGGACAAAAACGGCTGGAAAAGTCAAGGTCGAGATAAATGAAAAGGCAATAGAAAACGCAAAGAAACTGGCAGGATATAACATGATTATAACTTCTGAAATCCATATGAGCGCTTCTGAAATCTACGCTTCATACCACAACCTCTGGCGGATCGAGGAATCCTTCCGTATCATGAAATCTCAGCTTGATGCCAGACCAGCTTATATGCAGAAACAAGAAACCATCACAGGGCACTTCCTCATCTGTTATCTTGCCGTGTTATTAACAAGGCTTTTACAGATACATGTATTAAAAGACGAATATGGAACGGAAGAGATTTTTGATTTTATACATGATTTTAGAGTTGCCAAAATCTCTGACCGAAAATATATAAACCTAGCCAGAAGTTCCTCTTTCATTAAGGAGTTATCTTCCAAGACAGGATTGCCTCTTACCTCTTATTTCCTTGGAAACGAAGACATAAATAAAATGCTAAGCCATAGGTTTTAA
- a CDS encoding PRD domain-containing protein, which produces MYCILKILNNNALLAEDSETASERILLGKGIGFGKKAGDYVDSDEKVQVYTPVVRQEQSSAMHVVNTIDPVYIEVAGKIISEAEKVFGSVNRDIILPLADHIAFAAKREQENIFLPNPFILDIKILFGKEFAVAMESRKIIQKMTGYRISDDEAGFIALHIHSGLSNEEVSDTLRTTQIIDESMLIIEKSIGSKIKKESLAYIRLMSHLYYMIVRMKTEEAVNLDLNEFVRLNYPNAGRIAEVVCRNMSRKMQKSMYPEELGFLAIHIQRMIASVEGKK; this is translated from the coding sequence ATGTATTGCATTTTAAAAATACTAAATAACAATGCACTGCTGGCAGAGGACAGTGAAACAGCGAGTGAACGAATCTTACTTGGGAAAGGCATCGGTTTTGGAAAGAAAGCAGGAGACTATGTTGACAGTGATGAGAAAGTTCAAGTATATACGCCGGTTGTGCGGCAGGAGCAAAGTTCTGCGATGCATGTAGTAAATACGATCGATCCGGTTTATATTGAAGTGGCAGGAAAGATTATAAGTGAGGCAGAAAAAGTATTTGGCAGTGTCAACCGGGATATTATTTTACCGTTAGCAGATCATATTGCTTTTGCAGCGAAGAGAGAACAGGAGAATATCTTTCTTCCCAATCCGTTTATTTTAGATATTAAAATATTATTTGGTAAGGAATTTGCGGTTGCCATGGAAAGCCGGAAGATTATTCAGAAAATGACAGGATATCGGATTTCGGATGATGAAGCAGGCTTTATTGCTCTTCACATTCATTCAGGACTTTCCAATGAAGAAGTGTCAGATACGCTTCGGACAACCCAGATTATTGATGAGAGTATGCTCATTATTGAAAAATCTATTGGAAGCAAAATAAAAAAAGAATCGCTGGCTTACATCCGGTTAATGAGTCATTTATATTATATGATTGTCCGTATGAAGACAGAAGAAGCTGTGAATCTGGATTTGAATGAATTTGTAAGATTGAATTATCCAAATGCAGGAAGAATTGCAGAAGTGGTATGCAGGAATATGAGCCGTAAGATGCAAAAAAGTATGTATCCGGAAGAACTCGGATTTCTTGCAATCCATATTCAGCGGATGATTGCATCTGTTGAAGGGAAAAAATAG
- the brnQ gene encoding branched-chain amino acid transport system II carrier protein translates to MNLKKKQVLLVSFMLFSLFFGAGNLIFPPFLGQNAGENTPLAIATFLITAVALPVLGVIVVARFDGLEKLSRKVNPVFAMLFTVLIYLSIGPGLGIPRAASLPFEMAVAPYMPEDANLTVIMLVFSLVFFLIAGWLAMTPKKLVERIGKFLTPSLLCLLLFVFVNFLLRGTVDVVPAQESYQSNPLVKGFLEGYLTMDTIAALNFGLVIATTIQTLGIKEKKYVMRYTVMTGIFAGTILAAVYLILAYMGMASSGVIPLQENGAWTLRGIVHQLFGDMGAVVLAAIFTLACLTTCVGLITSISQYFSTLTKKISYKQWVYLISGFSFIVCNQGLNVILSISVPVLDAIYPIAIILIVLGLCDSFIKEIPYMYSCTVGAVGVVSVLYALENAGAEIKMISNLLHKLPLYSLGLGWVGVAAVVAAACLIVHAVQKAMGLSRIENTANE, encoded by the coding sequence ATGAATTTGAAGAAAAAGCAAGTATTACTTGTAAGTTTCATGTTGTTTTCACTGTTTTTTGGAGCAGGAAATCTGATTTTCCCACCATTTCTTGGACAGAATGCCGGAGAAAATACGCCGTTGGCGATTGCCACATTTTTAATTACAGCAGTAGCGCTTCCGGTACTTGGTGTAATTGTAGTAGCGCGTTTTGACGGATTGGAGAAGCTGTCGAGAAAGGTGAACCCGGTATTTGCAATGTTGTTTACCGTACTTATTTATCTCTCCATCGGACCGGGGCTTGGAATTCCAAGAGCAGCTTCCCTTCCATTTGAGATGGCAGTAGCGCCATATATGCCGGAAGATGCAAATCTTACGGTGATTATGCTGGTGTTCTCCCTTGTATTTTTCCTGATCGCAGGCTGGCTGGCAATGACACCGAAGAAACTGGTAGAACGCATTGGAAAGTTTTTAACGCCATCTTTACTGTGTTTATTGTTATTTGTATTTGTAAACTTTTTACTGAGAGGAACGGTAGATGTTGTTCCGGCGCAGGAGAGTTATCAGTCAAATCCACTTGTCAAAGGATTTCTGGAAGGCTATTTGACAATGGATACGATTGCGGCTTTAAATTTTGGTCTTGTGATTGCGACAACAATCCAGACACTTGGCATTAAAGAAAAGAAATATGTAATGAGATATACGGTTATGACCGGGATTTTTGCCGGAACAATTTTAGCAGCAGTGTATTTGATCCTTGCTTATATGGGTATGGCATCCTCCGGTGTGATTCCGCTTCAAGAGAATGGTGCATGGACATTGCGTGGTATTGTTCATCAGCTTTTTGGAGATATGGGAGCAGTTGTGTTAGCAGCCATTTTTACGCTGGCATGTTTGACAACCTGTGTAGGATTAATTACTTCTATTTCACAGTATTTTTCAACTTTAACAAAGAAAATATCTTATAAACAGTGGGTGTATTTGATCTCAGGATTTTCATTTATTGTTTGTAATCAGGGATTGAACGTGATTCTCAGTATTTCAGTACCGGTATTGGATGCCATTTATCCAATTGCGATTATTCTGATCGTACTTGGACTGTGTGATTCTTTCATTAAAGAGATTCCGTATATGTATTCTTGTACAGTTGGAGCGGTAGGTGTTGTCAGTGTGCTGTATGCGTTGGAAAATGCAGGTGCAGAGATAAAAATGATCAGTAATCTGCTCCACAAACTGCCACTGTATTCACTTGGGCTTGGATGGGTTGGTGTAGCGGCAGTCGTAGCAGCAGCTTGTCTGATTGTACATGCTGTTCAAAAGGCAATGGGTCTTTCGCGGATTGAGAATACTGCAAATGAATAA